CCGGCGTGATCCTGTCCGGTGCGGCCCTGGTCTGTGGCTTTGCCATGGTCTGGTACATCTGGTGGCTGGCGATCGTCTCCTTCCTGGCCTGCATCGGCATCGCCATCGCACATACCTTCAACTACGACCGCGACTACTACATCCCCGAAGAAGAAGTCGCCCTGACCGAAAACAAGGAGGCCCTGGCATGACGTCCATGGATGTGAACCACCCGGTGGCCCATGCGGCGACCGGCGGGCATGACGCCCATGCCCATGCCAGCCCGACGCCGATCGGCTTCTGGATCTACCTGATGAGCGATTGCATCATCTTCGGCTGCCTCTTCGCGACCTTCGCCGTTCTCGGCGGAGGCTACGCCGGCGGCCCCGGTCCGCTGGATCTGTACGAACCCGGCTTCGTGGCGGTGGAAACGGCGCTGCTGCTGATCTCGTCCGTGACCTTCGGCCTCGCCATGTTGCAGGCCGAGGCGCAGAAGCTGAACAACACGATCCTCTGGCTGGCGGTGACCGGGCTTTTCGGTCTCGCTTTCATCGGGATGGAAATCTACGAATTCCACCACCTGATTCACCTCGGCGCAGGCCCGGACCGGTCGGCCTTCCTGTCGGCCTTCTTCACGCTGGTCGGCACCCACGGGCTGCACGTCACCGCCGGGATCATCTGGCTGGTCACCCTGATGGTGCAATTGCGCCAGAAGGGCCTGACCGGGGCCAACATGCGTCGGCTGTCGACGCTGAGCATGTTCTGGCACTTCCTCGACCTGATCTGGATCGGGGTCTTTTCCTTCGTTTACCTGGTGGAGCTGGTCTGATGAGCGACTCAACACATTCCCATGGCGGTGCAGCCCATGGCGGCGGCGGTCACGGCACCCTTGGGCGGCTGATGATCGGTTTCGGCCTTGCCGTGATCCTGACGGTGATCCCCTTCTACCTGGTGATGGGCGATGTCGACCTGCCCCGCCGGACGATGATCGGAATCATCATGGGCCTCGCGGCCGTGCAGATCATCGTGCACCTGGTCTTCTTCCTGCATGTCAACGGCAGCGCCGAAGGCGGCTGGACCCTGGCGGCGACCGGCCTTGCGGTGGTCATCCTTGGCATCGTGCTGGCCGGGTCGCTCTGGGTGATGCACAACATGAACGAAAACATGATGCCAATGCCCGAAGGCCACGACATGATGCAGATGCCCGATGCACCAGCCCTGCACGGCACGCCTGAAAACCACAGCTGAGCGGCCCTGCCGTTCACGATGACAGACCAACGGGGGCCGGATCTTCCGGCCCCTTTTCATTGGAGATCCCCGATGTCGACCCGCCTGCGCTGGCCCCGCCTGATTATCGTCACCCTTGTTGCTGCCCTTGGCCTTGCCGGGTTCCTTGCCCTCGGCACTTGGCAGGTGCAGCGCCTGCACTGGAAAGCCGCGCTGATCGAACGGGTCGATGCCCGTGTCGATGCCCCTGCCGTCCCCGCCCCCGGCCCGCAGGACTGGCCCCGGATCACCCGCGAAAGCGATGAATACCGCCATGTCACCCTGAACGGGCAATTCCTGAACGCGGACGAGGTGCAGATCTACACGCCCTCGGACCTCGGCCCGTCCTACTGGGTGATGACGCCGCTGCGGCGCGATGATGGCAGCGTGGTGATGGTCAATCGCGGCCTTGTCCCCGAAAGGCTGAAGGACCCCGCGACCCGCACCGCCCCGGCGGGCGACCAGCAGGTGACCGGCCTGCTGCGGATATCCGAAGACGAGGCCTGGCTGTTTTCCCGCGACAGCGACCCCGAGGCGCGGCAATGGTATCGCCGCGACATCGGTTCGATCACCGAGGCGCTTGGCCTTGCCCCCGCCGCGCCCTATTTCGTCGATGCCGAACTGGTTGATGCCGATGCCTGGCCGCTGGCCGGGCAGACCGTCGTCAGCTTCCGCAATGCCCATCTGAGCTATGCGCTGACCTGGTACGGGTTGGCGTTGATGGTCCTGGGCGGCTACGCCTTGTTCCTGCGCAGCGAAGTGCGCGGCGAAGGCGCGGCGGACTGACCAGAGGCATGACCGAAGGCGTTCCGGTTCAATGCAACATATGCGGCGCCGGAACCGCGACCCGCAGGTTGAGCCGGCCCGCGACTTCGCGCAGCTCGGTCTTCAGATCATCGCCGGGGATGCCAAGGGCAACCGCTAGGATTTCCCGCGTGGCCGTCAGGCGGCGTTCCATGCCAAGCGCGGGCACCGCGTCTTCGCGCCAATCGGGCAGCACATCGCAGATCAGCATGGACGGTGGGCGCGGCGCATTTTCCAGCAATGCGCGCAAAGCCAACCCCGTCTCAAGCACCGAAGCCGCACCGGGGTTTAGGTCGGTCACCCGCCATTCGCCCTTTGTGGGTTTTCGGACGCGGACCCAGAAGACCGGGTCATCAACCAGACTGACGCAGCGCGAAAACTCGTCCTCTTCGATCAAGAGATCGCGAAAGATCTGCTGACGTCCAAGCGGCTCTGATCCCGGCAAGCTGATCTCC
The Pseudooceanicola algae genome window above contains:
- the cyoD gene encoding cytochrome o ubiquinol oxidase subunit IV, encoding MSDSTHSHGGAAHGGGGHGTLGRLMIGFGLAVILTVIPFYLVMGDVDLPRRTMIGIIMGLAAVQIIVHLVFFLHVNGSAEGGWTLAATGLAVVILGIVLAGSLWVMHNMNENMMPMPEGHDMMQMPDAPALHGTPENHS
- a CDS encoding SURF1 family protein, producing MSTRLRWPRLIIVTLVAALGLAGFLALGTWQVQRLHWKAALIERVDARVDAPAVPAPGPQDWPRITRESDEYRHVTLNGQFLNADEVQIYTPSDLGPSYWVMTPLRRDDGSVVMVNRGLVPERLKDPATRTAPAGDQQVTGLLRISEDEAWLFSRDSDPEARQWYRRDIGSITEALGLAPAAPYFVDAELVDADAWPLAGQTVVSFRNAHLSYALTWYGLALMVLGGYALFLRSEVRGEGAAD
- the cyoC gene encoding cytochrome o ubiquinol oxidase subunit III, with translation MTSMDVNHPVAHAATGGHDAHAHASPTPIGFWIYLMSDCIIFGCLFATFAVLGGGYAGGPGPLDLYEPGFVAVETALLLISSVTFGLAMLQAEAQKLNNTILWLAVTGLFGLAFIGMEIYEFHHLIHLGAGPDRSAFLSAFFTLVGTHGLHVTAGIIWLVTLMVQLRQKGLTGANMRRLSTLSMFWHFLDLIWIGVFSFVYLVELV